A stretch of Anaeromyxobacter dehalogenans 2CP-1 DNA encodes these proteins:
- a CDS encoding zf-TFIIB domain-containing protein, producing MDCPRCSVELNEIAHEDSAVQRCAECGGIWVGDAADLNKVLLHANLPALSALGGYVNADEISGMCPACNVDLVVVEGGEKRALAYDTCESCGGIWVDGTEDEPAAELDWKGATSQIVAFFKAFAKKK from the coding sequence ATGGATTGCCCGCGGTGCAGCGTCGAGCTGAACGAGATCGCCCACGAGGACAGCGCCGTCCAGCGCTGCGCCGAGTGCGGAGGCATCTGGGTGGGTGACGCCGCCGATCTCAACAAGGTGCTGCTGCACGCCAACCTGCCGGCGCTGTCAGCGCTCGGCGGGTACGTGAACGCGGACGAGATCTCCGGGATGTGCCCGGCCTGCAACGTGGACCTGGTGGTCGTCGAGGGGGGCGAGAAGCGTGCCCTCGCCTACGACACCTGCGAGTCCTGCGGCGGGATCTGGGTGGACGGGACCGAGGACGAGCCGGCGGCCGAGCTCGACTGGAAGGGCGCCACCTCGCAGATCGTGGCGTTCTTCAAGGCGTTCGCGAAGAAGAAGTAG
- the hisG gene encoding ATP phosphoribosyltransferase: MPGTSELITVAVPKGRLLQESSALFERALGVSPRKLLEGTRKLAADAPEAGLRFISIRAGDVASYVEHGAAEVGIVGLDVLREEPRDLYEPLDLGIGRCTVIVARPKGARPLPRGVAPRVATKYLSLAARHFAAKGVPAEIIPLHGSIEVAPSLGLADTIVDITETGETLRANGLVIEEKVLEVSARLVVNRVALKLHPERLRRLIEALRAAVAEAGAEAR; the protein is encoded by the coding sequence ATGCCGGGTACGAGCGAGCTCATCACGGTGGCGGTGCCGAAGGGGCGCCTCCTGCAGGAGTCCTCGGCGCTGTTCGAGCGGGCGCTCGGCGTGTCGCCGCGCAAGCTGCTGGAGGGCACGCGCAAGCTGGCCGCCGACGCCCCCGAGGCCGGCCTGCGCTTCATCTCGATCCGCGCCGGCGACGTGGCGAGCTACGTGGAGCACGGCGCCGCCGAGGTCGGCATCGTCGGGCTCGACGTGCTGCGCGAGGAACCGCGCGATCTGTACGAGCCGCTCGACCTGGGGATCGGCCGCTGCACCGTGATCGTGGCCCGCCCGAAGGGCGCCCGGCCGCTGCCGCGCGGGGTCGCGCCGCGGGTGGCGACGAAGTACCTGTCGCTCGCGGCCCGGCACTTCGCCGCCAAGGGGGTGCCGGCGGAGATCATCCCGCTGCACGGCTCCATCGAGGTGGCGCCCTCGCTCGGGCTCGCCGACACCATCGTGGACATCACCGAGACCGGGGAGACGCTGCGCGCCAACGGCCTGGTCATCGAGGAGAAGGTCCTCGAGGTCTCGGCGCGCCTCGTCGTGAACCGGGTGGCCCTGAAGCTCCACCCGGAGCGGCTGCGTCGTCTGATCGAGGCATTGCGCGCCGCCGTGGCCGAAGCCGGCGCCGAAGCCCGTTGA
- the murA gene encoding UDP-N-acetylglucosamine 1-carboxyvinyltransferase encodes MDKIVIEGGVPLRGSVDVSGAKNAALPVIAAALLAEGEHEVRNVPDLADVRTLGKLLGHMGCEVARGEGDRRTVRLRVPAAVAPEAPYELVKTMRASVLVLGPLLARLGRARVSLPGGCAIGARPIDQHLKALTALGAEIRLEHGYVNASVPRGRLRGTVFTFDAQTVTGTENVMMAAALADGETVLRNCAREPEVKDLGDALVAMGALVEGAGTDEIWIEGVPSLRPLSHAVIPDRIEAGTFLVAGALPGNDVTVRGCVAAHQEALVEKLRAVGAEVTKVEGGLRVVGDGRPRPVDVRTAPHPGFPTDMQAQLMVLLCLADGTSRITETVFENRFMHVQELIRLGAHVEVDGRVAMVKGVPELSGAPVMASDLRASAALVLAGLAASGTTEVLRVYHLDRGYERIEEKLAPLGARIRRVRG; translated from the coding sequence TTGGACAAGATCGTGATCGAGGGAGGCGTCCCGCTCCGCGGGAGCGTGGACGTCTCCGGCGCGAAGAACGCCGCGCTGCCCGTCATCGCCGCCGCCCTGCTCGCCGAGGGCGAGCACGAGGTGCGCAACGTCCCGGACCTCGCGGACGTGCGCACCCTCGGCAAGCTGCTCGGGCACATGGGCTGCGAGGTGGCGCGCGGCGAGGGCGACCGGCGCACGGTCCGGCTCCGCGTTCCCGCCGCGGTGGCGCCCGAGGCGCCCTACGAGCTCGTGAAGACCATGCGCGCCTCGGTGCTGGTGCTCGGGCCGCTGCTCGCGCGCCTCGGCCGGGCGCGCGTCTCGCTGCCCGGCGGCTGCGCCATCGGCGCCCGCCCCATCGACCAGCACCTGAAGGCGCTCACCGCGCTCGGCGCCGAGATCCGGCTCGAGCACGGCTACGTGAACGCCAGCGTGCCGCGCGGCCGGCTCCGCGGCACGGTGTTCACGTTCGACGCCCAGACCGTCACCGGCACCGAGAACGTGATGATGGCGGCGGCGCTCGCCGACGGCGAGACGGTGCTGCGCAACTGCGCGCGCGAGCCGGAGGTGAAGGACCTCGGCGACGCGCTGGTCGCGATGGGCGCGCTGGTCGAGGGCGCCGGCACCGACGAGATCTGGATCGAGGGCGTCCCATCGCTCCGGCCGCTGTCGCACGCGGTCATCCCCGACCGCATCGAGGCCGGCACGTTCCTGGTGGCGGGCGCGCTGCCCGGCAACGACGTGACCGTCCGCGGCTGCGTGGCGGCGCACCAGGAGGCGCTCGTCGAGAAGCTCCGCGCGGTCGGCGCCGAGGTGACGAAGGTGGAGGGCGGCCTGCGGGTGGTGGGCGACGGCCGCCCGCGGCCGGTGGACGTGCGGACCGCGCCGCACCCCGGGTTCCCCACCGACATGCAGGCGCAGCTCATGGTGCTGCTCTGCCTCGCCGACGGGACCTCGCGCATCACCGAGACGGTGTTCGAGAACCGCTTCATGCACGTTCAGGAGCTGATCCGCCTCGGCGCCCACGTCGAGGTGGACGGGCGCGTCGCCATGGTGAAGGGCGTCCCGGAGCTGTCCGGCGCGCCGGTGATGGCGTCCGACCTGCGGGCCTCCGCCGCGCTGGTGCTGGCCGGCCTCGCGGCGAGCGGGACGACCGAGGTGCTGCGCGTGTACCATCTCGACCGCGGCTACGAGCGGATCGAGGAGAAGCTGGCGCCCCTCGGGGCGCGCATCCGGAGGGTGAGAGGCTGA
- the prmC gene encoding peptide chain release factor N(5)-glutamine methyltransferase: MSDGGAWTTLRLLAWTQEFFGRKGVDAPRLTAELLLAHALRCERMRLYLDFDKPLGEPELAAFRDLVRRRAEGEPTAYLTGRRDFYGRPFLVDARVLVPRPETELVLEAARDALPEGGAALDLCTGSGALGVSLALERPGARVVATDLSADALAVAAENARALGAAVDLRQGDLWAPLRAGERFDVIVSNPPYVPRGELDTLPREVRREPRLALDGGPDGLSLLRRIVEGAPARLAPGGTLVLEMHEGHLELLPRLCRDAGFAQAEARRDLAGLPRLTVARLPGAA; the protein is encoded by the coding sequence GTGAGCGACGGCGGGGCCTGGACGACGCTCCGCCTCCTCGCCTGGACCCAGGAGTTCTTCGGCCGCAAGGGCGTGGACGCGCCGCGGCTCACCGCGGAGCTGCTGCTCGCGCACGCGCTGCGCTGCGAGCGGATGCGGCTCTACCTCGACTTCGACAAGCCGCTCGGCGAGCCGGAGCTGGCCGCGTTCCGCGACCTGGTGCGGCGCCGGGCCGAGGGCGAGCCCACCGCCTACCTCACCGGCCGGCGCGACTTCTACGGCCGGCCGTTCCTCGTGGACGCGCGCGTGCTCGTCCCGCGGCCGGAGACCGAGCTGGTGCTGGAGGCGGCGCGCGACGCGCTGCCGGAGGGCGGGGCCGCGCTCGACCTGTGCACCGGGTCCGGCGCGCTGGGCGTGTCGCTCGCGCTGGAGCGGCCCGGCGCGCGGGTGGTCGCGACCGACCTCTCCGCCGACGCGCTCGCGGTCGCCGCCGAGAACGCGCGCGCGCTCGGCGCGGCGGTGGACCTGCGCCAGGGCGACCTGTGGGCGCCGCTCCGGGCGGGCGAGCGCTTCGACGTGATCGTGTCCAATCCGCCCTACGTGCCGCGTGGCGAGCTGGACACGCTGCCCCGCGAGGTCCGGCGCGAGCCGCGGCTGGCGCTGGACGGCGGCCCGGACGGCCTCTCCCTGCTCCGGCGCATCGTGGAGGGTGCCCCGGCCCGCCTCGCCCCCGGCGGCACGCTGGTGCTGGAGATGCACGAGGGCCACCTGGAGCTCCTGCCGCGCCTGTGCCGCGACGCGGGGTTCGCGCAAGCGGAGGCCCGACGGGACCTGGCCGGCCTGCCCCGGCTCACGGTGGCGCGCCTGCCGGGCGCCGCGTAG
- the prfA gene encoding peptide chain release factor 1: MLSPDVLKKLEAIEQRFEELTQLLSDPAVAGNGDRFRKVAKERASIEQTVTALRAYRKLLEDVEGNEALLADKDPELRELAKEELAQLRPQVDPAEEQLKLYLVPKDPNDEKDVIVEIRAGAGGDEAGLFAAEVMRMYVRYAERRGWRVELMDTSGGALGGVKEATLTVSGDAVYSSLKYESGVHRVQRVPATEAQGRIHTSTVTVAVMPEAEEIDVQVNPADVEMDVFRSTGSGGQSVNTTDSAVRLTHKPTGIVVKCQQEKSQLKNRTMAMKMLRAKLFEIEQERQRSARDATRKSQVGTGDRSEKIRTYNFPQDRLTDHRVNYTRHNLPAVMDGDVQDVIDACRTFYAAQALREASRGEAGAAERRA; the protein is encoded by the coding sequence ATGCTGTCCCCCGACGTCCTGAAGAAGCTCGAGGCCATCGAGCAGCGGTTCGAGGAGCTCACCCAGCTCCTCTCGGACCCGGCCGTGGCCGGCAACGGCGACCGGTTCCGGAAGGTGGCGAAGGAGCGCGCCTCCATCGAGCAGACCGTCACCGCCCTGCGCGCCTATCGCAAGCTGCTCGAGGACGTGGAGGGCAACGAGGCGCTGCTCGCGGACAAGGACCCCGAGCTGCGCGAGCTCGCCAAGGAGGAGCTGGCGCAGCTGCGGCCGCAGGTCGATCCCGCCGAGGAGCAGCTCAAGCTGTACCTCGTGCCGAAGGACCCGAACGACGAGAAGGACGTCATCGTCGAGATCCGGGCCGGCGCGGGCGGCGACGAGGCGGGGCTGTTCGCGGCCGAGGTCATGCGCATGTACGTCCGCTACGCCGAGCGCCGCGGCTGGCGCGTCGAGCTGATGGACACCTCGGGCGGCGCGCTCGGCGGCGTGAAGGAGGCGACGCTCACCGTCTCCGGCGACGCGGTCTACTCCTCGCTCAAGTACGAGTCCGGCGTGCACCGGGTGCAGCGCGTCCCCGCCACCGAGGCCCAGGGGCGCATCCACACCTCCACCGTCACCGTGGCGGTGATGCCCGAGGCGGAGGAGATCGACGTCCAGGTGAACCCGGCCGACGTGGAGATGGACGTGTTCCGCTCCACCGGCTCGGGCGGCCAGTCGGTGAACACCACCGACTCCGCGGTGCGCCTCACCCACAAGCCGACCGGCATCGTGGTGAAGTGCCAGCAGGAGAAGAGCCAGCTGAAGAACCGCACCATGGCCATGAAGATGCTGCGGGCCAAGCTGTTCGAGATCGAGCAGGAGCGGCAGCGCAGCGCGCGCGACGCGACCCGCAAGTCGCAGGTGGGCACCGGCGACCGCTCCGAGAAGATCCGCACCTACAACTTCCCGCAGGACCGGCTCACCGACCACCGCGTGAACTACACGCGCCACAACCTGCCCGCGGTGATGGACGGCGACGTGCAGGACGTCATCGACGCCTGCCGGACGTTCTACGCGGCCCAGGCGCTGCGCGAGGCGTCGCGCGGCGAGGCCGGGGCGGCGGAGCGGCGGGCGTGA
- a CDS encoding GbsR/MarR family transcriptional regulator translates to MTAAAQRAAAPTSHALQKADLAVADAVGALMELWGFRRQLGRIWAVLFLSDRPLAAPDLCDRLQISTGLLSMSLAELRRWGVVRTVEVPGDRKEHFEAETNVWKLVARVLREREKRAVEQALAAFERALAEVRAALADVDPAVKAQARFKARRLEVLSDLARAALTVLKLLVDSSRADVGPIKALSEALARRD, encoded by the coding sequence ATGACCGCCGCCGCGCAACGCGCCGCCGCGCCGACCTCCCACGCGCTGCAGAAGGCCGACCTGGCCGTCGCCGACGCGGTGGGCGCGCTCATGGAGCTGTGGGGCTTCCGGCGCCAGCTCGGGCGCATCTGGGCGGTGCTGTTCCTGTCGGACCGGCCGCTCGCCGCGCCCGATCTGTGCGACCGGCTGCAGATCTCCACCGGCCTGCTCTCGATGAGCCTCGCCGAGCTGCGCCGCTGGGGCGTGGTGCGGACGGTGGAGGTCCCCGGGGACCGCAAGGAGCACTTCGAGGCGGAGACCAACGTCTGGAAGCTGGTGGCCCGGGTGCTGCGCGAGCGCGAGAAGCGCGCGGTGGAGCAGGCGCTCGCCGCGTTCGAGCGCGCGCTCGCCGAGGTGCGGGCCGCGCTCGCCGACGTGGACCCCGCGGTGAAGGCGCAGGCGCGCTTCAAGGCGCGGCGGCTGGAGGTGCTCTCGGACCTCGCGCGCGCGGCGCTCACCGTGCTGAAGCTGCTGGTGGACTCGAGCCGCGCCGACGTGGGGCCCATCAAGGCGCTCTCGGAGGCGCTGGCGCGGCGGGACTGA
- a CDS encoding UbiA-like polyprenyltransferase has protein sequence MTVAALARMVKLSHSLFALPFAAAAVALVAAEARLDPARLALVALAVVAARTAAMAMNRIADRAFDARNPRTQRRELVTGEVSAAAAWALLGGSSAAFVAAAALISPVCGALALPVLAVLLGYSYAKRFTWACHLWLGVAQALAPVGVAIALTGTAPLASVVLGLGVGAWIAGFDVFYSMQDMDYDRGAGLRSIPARFGVAGALRWARGLHLAAAAAIFAAGALAGRGAGWITGSVILAATLAAEHRYVAPGGALRPERINVAFFNYNAFASIAFALCALADLALR, from the coding sequence ATGACCGTCGCCGCGCTCGCGCGCATGGTGAAGCTCAGCCACTCGCTGTTCGCGCTGCCGTTCGCGGCCGCGGCGGTGGCGCTGGTGGCCGCCGAGGCGCGGCTGGACCCGGCCCGCCTCGCGCTCGTGGCGCTGGCGGTGGTGGCGGCGCGTACCGCCGCCATGGCCATGAACCGCATCGCCGACCGGGCGTTCGACGCCCGCAACCCGCGCACGCAGCGGCGCGAGCTCGTCACCGGCGAGGTCTCGGCCGCCGCCGCCTGGGCGCTGCTCGGCGGCTCCTCCGCGGCGTTCGTGGCCGCCGCCGCGCTCATCTCGCCCGTCTGCGGCGCGCTGGCGCTGCCGGTGCTCGCCGTCCTGCTCGGCTACTCCTACGCGAAGCGCTTCACCTGGGCCTGCCACCTGTGGCTCGGGGTGGCGCAGGCGCTCGCGCCGGTGGGGGTGGCGATCGCGCTCACCGGGACCGCCCCGCTCGCCTCGGTGGTGCTCGGGCTCGGCGTGGGCGCGTGGATCGCCGGGTTCGACGTCTTCTACTCGATGCAGGACATGGACTACGACCGCGGCGCGGGGCTGCGCTCGATCCCGGCGCGCTTCGGCGTCGCGGGCGCGCTCCGCTGGGCGCGGGGCCTCCACCTCGCCGCCGCCGCCGCGATCTTCGCCGCCGGCGCGCTGGCCGGGCGCGGCGCCGGCTGGATCACGGGTTCGGTGATCCTCGCGGCCACGCTCGCGGCCGAGCACCGCTACGTGGCGCCGGGCGGCGCGCTCCGGCCGGAGCGGATCAACGTCGCGTTCTTCAACTACAACGCCTTCGCCTCGATCGCGTTCGCGCTGTGCGCGCTCGCCGATCTGGCGCTCCGGTGA
- a CDS encoding amidohydrolase family protein, whose translation MIRVVAAPWVLPGLAPGAPAASAPAIADGAVALEGERVRAVGPRAEVEARFGPGERLDAVLLPALVNAHLHLELSHMKGWVAGGEGLPGWIQLFVAARRRTREGEPEEAMGMAAEDLVRAGVAAVGDISNTLDSLAPLAAAGLGGTIFHEVFGFTPERFEEARAAARQVREAAAPPPGLRVVESPHAIYSTNAAALRALLRSGPGSLHLAEDPAERAFCATESAGPFGRMYATLGAALHALRITGRSPVDAVKAELRPHHLAVHCVDLDDEDLRALAATGATVVLCPRSNRYILGALPRLEALLAAGIPLAVGTDSLASAPSLAPLAELALLRREVPAVAATRLLPLAWNGAALAAPHVGRLAPGAAPGVLAAPLEGARPPDPAEWLVSTFGAEERPFTWLARQRPGPERPE comes from the coding sequence GTGATCCGGGTGGTGGCCGCGCCCTGGGTGCTCCCCGGCCTCGCGCCCGGCGCACCGGCGGCGTCCGCGCCGGCGATCGCCGACGGCGCGGTGGCGCTGGAGGGCGAGCGGGTGCGCGCGGTCGGGCCGCGCGCCGAGGTGGAGGCGCGCTTCGGGCCGGGCGAGCGCCTCGACGCGGTGCTCCTGCCGGCGCTCGTCAACGCGCACCTGCACCTCGAGCTCTCGCACATGAAGGGCTGGGTGGCGGGCGGCGAGGGGCTGCCCGGCTGGATCCAGCTGTTCGTGGCGGCGCGCCGGCGCACGCGCGAGGGCGAGCCCGAGGAGGCCATGGGCATGGCCGCCGAGGACCTGGTCCGCGCCGGGGTGGCCGCGGTGGGCGACATCAGCAACACGCTCGACTCGCTCGCTCCGCTCGCGGCCGCCGGCCTCGGGGGCACGATCTTCCACGAGGTGTTCGGCTTCACGCCGGAGCGCTTCGAGGAGGCCCGCGCCGCCGCGCGCCAGGTCCGCGAGGCCGCCGCCCCGCCGCCCGGGCTCCGGGTGGTGGAGAGCCCGCACGCGATCTACTCGACGAACGCCGCGGCCCTGCGCGCGCTGCTCCGCAGCGGCCCCGGCTCCCTGCACCTCGCGGAGGATCCGGCCGAGCGCGCCTTCTGCGCGACCGAGTCGGCCGGCCCCTTCGGGCGCATGTACGCGACGCTGGGCGCGGCGCTGCACGCGCTGCGGATCACCGGGCGCTCGCCGGTGGACGCGGTGAAGGCCGAGCTCCGCCCGCACCACCTGGCGGTGCACTGCGTCGACCTCGACGACGAGGACCTGCGCGCGCTCGCCGCCACCGGCGCCACGGTGGTGCTCTGCCCGCGGTCGAACCGCTACATCCTCGGCGCGCTGCCGCGCCTCGAGGCGCTCCTCGCGGCGGGGATCCCGCTCGCGGTCGGCACCGACTCGCTCGCCAGCGCCCCCTCGCTCGCGCCGCTCGCGGAGCTGGCGCTGCTGCGGCGCGAGGTGCCCGCCGTGGCCGCGACCCGGCTGCTCCCGCTCGCCTGGAACGGGGCCGCGCTGGCCGCCCCGCACGTGGGCCGGCTCGCGCCGGGCGCCGCGCCGGGCGTGCTCGCCGCGCCGCTCGAGGGCGCGCGGCCGCCGGATCCGGCCGAGTGGCTGGTCTCCACCTTCGGCGCCGAAGAGCGCCCGTTCACCTGGCTCGCCCGGCAGCGGCCGGGCCCGGAGCGTCCCGAATGA
- the mqnC gene encoding cyclic dehypoxanthinyl futalosine synthase, with product MPKKIRAAAVSFLNAWPLTAGLEGSERIELVLAEPSRCAAMLEAGEVDLALVSVAALTKGQYDIVPGIAIGADGPVQTVVLAGEQSPAIWDEVFLDTASRTSHVLAKLVLDAMGVHPKFTPMHADEGLARARGTKGALVIGDRGFGVRANHVLDLGREWTRLIGLPMIFALWAARPGAVTPEDVQELTRAAQHGLGIRTELAQKFAAQKGGDPEKYRRYLTQKIRYGLGPYELQGLEAFLERAAAKGFLPPMPLRFVDDVVRTRRVRRAVSVDTALQKGADGERLDADEAATLDEKAPLLELGLAADQRRRALHPGDLVTYIVSRNVNYTNVCTTACHFCAFYRPRGHQESYVLTREELTQKIDETVALGGIEILLQGGLHPDLGVEWYEDLFRWVKQTWPVINLHALSPEEIWHIARTSELGLEATIDRLVAAGMDSIPGGGAEILDDEVRRRIAPLKCSTDEWLTVMKAAHLKGLKSTATMMFGVGEGPEHRVAHLMRLRELQDETHGFTAFICWPFQSQNTRLEPGDGSAHAYLRTNALSRLVLDNVPNLQASWVTMGGGVAQAALHMGCNDFGQVMIEENVVSAAGTTFKMDSEEVERHIRDAGFRAARRNMKYQLVEETRA from the coding sequence ATGCCGAAGAAGATCCGCGCCGCCGCCGTCTCGTTCCTGAACGCCTGGCCGCTCACCGCCGGGCTGGAGGGCTCCGAGCGCATCGAGCTGGTGCTGGCCGAGCCGTCCCGCTGCGCGGCCATGCTGGAGGCGGGCGAGGTGGACCTGGCGCTCGTGTCGGTCGCCGCGCTCACCAAGGGCCAGTACGACATCGTGCCCGGCATCGCCATCGGCGCCGACGGCCCGGTGCAGACGGTGGTGCTCGCCGGCGAGCAGTCGCCGGCCATCTGGGACGAGGTGTTCCTCGACACCGCCTCCCGCACCTCGCACGTGCTCGCGAAGCTGGTGCTCGACGCCATGGGCGTGCACCCGAAGTTCACCCCCATGCACGCGGACGAGGGACTGGCCCGCGCCAGGGGCACCAAGGGCGCGCTCGTGATCGGCGACCGCGGGTTCGGCGTCCGCGCCAACCACGTGCTCGACCTCGGGCGCGAGTGGACCCGGCTCATCGGGCTCCCCATGATCTTCGCGCTGTGGGCGGCGCGGCCGGGCGCGGTCACCCCCGAGGACGTGCAGGAGCTGACCCGGGCTGCGCAGCACGGCCTCGGGATCCGCACCGAGCTGGCGCAGAAGTTCGCCGCGCAGAAGGGCGGCGACCCGGAGAAGTACCGCCGCTACCTCACCCAGAAGATCCGCTACGGCCTCGGCCCCTACGAGCTGCAGGGGCTGGAGGCGTTCCTGGAGCGCGCCGCCGCGAAGGGCTTCCTGCCCCCCATGCCGCTCCGCTTCGTGGACGACGTGGTGCGGACCCGGCGCGTGCGCCGCGCCGTCTCGGTGGACACCGCGCTGCAGAAGGGCGCGGACGGCGAGCGGCTCGACGCCGACGAGGCGGCCACGCTCGACGAGAAGGCGCCGCTGCTCGAGCTCGGGCTGGCGGCCGACCAGCGCCGCCGCGCGCTCCACCCCGGCGACCTCGTCACCTACATCGTGTCGCGGAACGTGAACTACACGAACGTGTGCACCACCGCGTGCCACTTCTGCGCGTTCTACCGCCCCCGCGGCCACCAGGAGTCGTACGTCCTCACGCGCGAGGAGCTGACGCAGAAGATCGACGAGACCGTGGCGCTCGGCGGCATCGAGATCCTGCTGCAGGGCGGCCTCCACCCCGACCTCGGCGTCGAGTGGTACGAGGACCTGTTCCGCTGGGTGAAGCAGACCTGGCCGGTGATCAACCTCCACGCGCTCTCCCCCGAGGAGATCTGGCACATCGCCCGGACGAGCGAGCTCGGGCTCGAGGCCACCATCGACCGGCTGGTCGCGGCCGGGATGGACTCGATCCCGGGCGGCGGCGCCGAGATCCTGGACGACGAGGTCCGCCGCCGGATCGCGCCGCTCAAGTGCTCCACCGACGAGTGGCTCACCGTGATGAAGGCGGCCCACCTGAAGGGGCTGAAGAGCACCGCCACCATGATGTTCGGGGTGGGCGAGGGGCCGGAGCACCGGGTGGCGCACCTCATGCGGCTGCGCGAGCTGCAGGACGAGACGCACGGCTTCACCGCGTTCATCTGCTGGCCGTTCCAGTCGCAGAACACCCGGCTCGAGCCGGGCGACGGCAGCGCCCACGCCTACCTGCGCACGAACGCGCTCTCGCGCCTGGTGCTCGACAACGTCCCGAACCTGCAGGCGTCGTGGGTGACGATGGGCGGGGGCGTGGCCCAGGCCGCGCTGCACATGGGCTGCAACGACTTCGGCCAGGTGATGATCGAGGAGAACGTGGTCTCCGCGGCCGGCACCACCTTCAAGATGGACTCGGAGGAGGTGGAGCGGCACATCCGCGACGCCGGCTTCCGCGCCGCCCGCCGCAACATGAAGTACCAGCTGGTGGAGGAGACCCGCGCGTGA
- the mqnE gene encoding aminofutalosine synthase MqnE: MLSILANRALERDGLGPIRDKVLAGERLTDADGLRLFEAADLPALGALANHVREARHGALAFYNRNVHLNPTNVCVASCKFCSFARKDDQRASDGYTMSIDEAVGKVLSRKPLGVTEVHIVSGLHPDLPFEYYTELLSRIRAGWPEVAIKAFTAIEIHFFAEKFGMSYEQVLRRLMDAGLQTMPGGGAEIFAPRVRRKICDDKATADQWIEIHRTAHRLGVKTNSTMLYGHIERLDERVDHMRRLRELQDETHGFQVFIPLAFHPEHNMIGKAFPKPTGYDALRTLAVARLYLDNFDHVKAYWVSLGERLAQTALSFGVDDLDGTVLEERIYHMAGSTVPQALSERTLHQLIRAAGRVPAERDSLYRVLKVHDAPLPEEPPARLQVTA, from the coding sequence ATGCTCTCGATCCTGGCGAACCGCGCGCTCGAGCGCGACGGCCTCGGGCCCATCCGCGACAAGGTGCTGGCCGGCGAGCGGCTCACCGACGCCGACGGCCTGAGGCTGTTCGAGGCCGCCGACCTGCCCGCGCTGGGCGCGCTCGCGAACCACGTGCGCGAGGCCCGCCACGGCGCGCTCGCGTTCTACAACCGCAACGTCCACCTCAACCCGACCAACGTCTGCGTCGCGTCCTGCAAGTTCTGCTCGTTCGCGCGCAAGGACGACCAGCGCGCCTCCGACGGCTACACCATGTCGATCGACGAGGCGGTCGGGAAGGTGCTGTCGCGCAAGCCGCTCGGCGTCACCGAGGTGCACATCGTCTCCGGGCTGCACCCGGACCTGCCGTTCGAGTACTACACCGAGCTGCTCTCGCGCATCCGCGCCGGCTGGCCCGAGGTGGCCATCAAGGCGTTCACCGCCATCGAGATCCACTTCTTCGCCGAGAAGTTCGGCATGAGCTACGAGCAGGTGCTGCGCCGGCTGATGGACGCCGGCCTGCAGACCATGCCCGGCGGCGGCGCCGAGATCTTCGCGCCGCGCGTGCGCCGGAAGATCTGCGACGACAAGGCCACCGCAGACCAGTGGATCGAGATCCACCGCACCGCGCATCGCCTGGGCGTGAAGACGAACTCCACCATGCTCTACGGCCACATCGAGCGGCTGGACGAGCGGGTGGACCACATGCGCCGGCTGCGGGAGCTGCAGGACGAGACCCACGGCTTCCAGGTCTTCATCCCGCTCGCGTTCCACCCCGAGCACAACATGATCGGCAAGGCGTTCCCGAAGCCCACCGGCTACGACGCGCTGCGCACGCTCGCGGTGGCGCGGCTGTACCTCGACAACTTCGACCACGTGAAGGCGTACTGGGTCTCGCTCGGCGAGCGGCTGGCGCAGACCGCGCTGTCGTTCGGCGTGGACGACCTCGACGGCACCGTGCTGGAGGAGCGCATCTACCACATGGCCGGCTCGACGGTGCCGCAGGCGCTCAGCGAGCGTACGCTGCACCAGCTCATCCGCGCCGCCGGCCGCGTACCGGCCGAGCGCGACAGCCTCTACCGCGTGCTGAAGGTCCACGACGCGCCGCTCCCCGAGGAGCCGCCCGCGCGCCTCCAGGTCACCGCCTGA